From the genome of Arthrobacter alpinus, one region includes:
- a CDS encoding branched-chain amino acid ABC transporter permease, with the protein MSTIDGPTPLPGAKAGQAKADRQASDKVPGGSADASRKHGWFGRWGDKWRDMPRQKQWLYLVVIVVVAYLLPIINPPILSTEPGNDFPLALFSMAVYALAAVGLNIVIGYAGLLDLGYIAFFAVGSYTAAMLTSPDSPFFKVPYLWTIPLAVVVALCVGVILGIPTLRLRGDYLAIVTLGFGEIIRILATLIPAMKGQVGFQNVGRPPGMGSDGIPIFANSNGTPWYWLALTILIIVLFLAGNLERSRVGRSWIAIREDEDAAETMGVPTFKYKVWAFAMGAGVGGMAGALFAGQIGFVNNQKFDVVTSIMFVAAVVLGGTGNKVGAVLGGALVAYIPLRFTAIAEYKYLIFGLALVIIMIYRSQGLLPARQRLLAYGHIAYAKVRRNRSTPPELVTEKEA; encoded by the coding sequence ATGAGTACAATAGATGGCCCCACACCACTGCCCGGTGCGAAAGCCGGCCAGGCCAAGGCTGACCGGCAGGCCTCCGATAAAGTCCCCGGTGGCAGCGCTGACGCCTCACGTAAGCACGGCTGGTTTGGTCGTTGGGGCGATAAATGGCGGGACATGCCTCGCCAGAAGCAGTGGCTTTACCTTGTTGTCATTGTGGTGGTTGCCTACCTGCTTCCGATCATCAACCCGCCCATCCTTTCCACCGAGCCTGGTAACGACTTCCCGCTGGCCTTGTTCTCCATGGCCGTGTATGCCCTGGCAGCGGTCGGGTTGAACATCGTGATCGGCTACGCGGGCCTGCTGGACCTGGGATACATCGCATTCTTTGCCGTGGGATCCTACACTGCGGCGATGCTGACAAGCCCGGATTCACCCTTCTTTAAGGTCCCGTACTTGTGGACCATCCCGTTGGCCGTTGTGGTGGCCCTATGCGTGGGAGTGATCCTGGGCATCCCCACCCTGCGCCTGCGCGGTGACTACCTGGCCATTGTGACACTTGGATTTGGTGAGATCATCCGCATTCTGGCCACCTTGATCCCGGCCATGAAAGGCCAGGTGGGGTTCCAAAATGTTGGCCGTCCTCCAGGGATGGGCTCGGATGGGATACCCATCTTCGCCAATTCCAACGGCACACCGTGGTATTGGCTGGCTCTGACGATCTTGATCATCGTGCTGTTCCTGGCCGGCAACCTTGAGCGCAGCCGTGTGGGCCGTTCCTGGATCGCCATCCGCGAGGATGAGGACGCCGCCGAGACCATGGGCGTGCCCACGTTCAAGTACAAGGTGTGGGCATTTGCGATGGGTGCCGGTGTGGGCGGCATGGCAGGTGCATTGTTTGCCGGCCAGATTGGCTTCGTGAACAACCAGAAGTTCGACGTGGTAACCTCCATCATGTTCGTCGCCGCCGTCGTGCTTGGTGGAACGGGCAACAAGGTTGGTGCGGTTTTGGGTGGCGCCCTCGTCGCCTACATTCCGCTGCGGTTCACCGCCATAGCCGAGTACAAGTACCTGATCTTTGGTCTGGCCCTGGTCATCATCATGATCTACCGGTCACAGGGGCTGCTTCCCGCGCGGCAGCGGCTTCTCGCCTACGGGCATATCGCGTATGCCAAGGTGCGAAGAAACCGGTCCACGCCGCCTGAGCTTGTCACCGAAAAGGAGGCATAG
- a CDS encoding ABC transporter ATP-binding protein: MGAHSEDLPVSSDISAQEPGAVAVSEAVAEAAAPEREIDVAVGDALVEVKNLTIKFGGLVALDDVSFTIKRGEILGLIGPNGAGKTTCFNAMTGVYKPTSGQVLLEGQVLNGMKQHKITRAGMARTFQNIRLFGEMTALENVVVGLDARNKTSVIGALLRLPRHIREEKASIERGMALLEFVGIAQDAGSLARNLSYGSQRRLEIARALATDPKLLCLDEPAAGFNPAEKEELMGLIRTIRDDGYTVLLIEHDMKLVMGVTDRIVVLEFGKKIADNVPHVIREDPKVVSAYLGEPEDDFA; encoded by the coding sequence ATGGGTGCACATAGTGAAGATCTGCCAGTTTCCAGTGACATTTCGGCCCAGGAACCCGGTGCCGTTGCCGTCTCCGAGGCCGTAGCCGAGGCTGCAGCCCCGGAACGCGAGATCGACGTTGCCGTGGGTGACGCCCTGGTTGAGGTGAAGAATCTGACCATCAAATTTGGTGGGCTAGTGGCCCTTGATGATGTCAGTTTCACCATCAAGCGTGGTGAAATCCTGGGCCTGATCGGCCCCAACGGTGCAGGGAAAACTACCTGCTTCAACGCCATGACCGGTGTGTACAAGCCAACCAGTGGGCAAGTCCTGCTGGAGGGACAGGTACTCAATGGCATGAAGCAGCACAAGATCACCCGGGCCGGTATGGCCCGCACCTTCCAGAACATCCGCCTCTTTGGCGAGATGACCGCGTTGGAAAACGTGGTGGTGGGTCTTGACGCTCGCAACAAGACCTCGGTCATTGGGGCGCTGTTGCGGCTCCCGCGCCACATCCGTGAGGAAAAAGCCTCGATCGAACGTGGCATGGCATTGCTGGAATTTGTGGGGATCGCCCAGGACGCGGGCTCACTGGCCCGCAACCTGTCCTACGGCAGCCAGCGGCGCCTGGAGATTGCCCGCGCCCTGGCCACCGATCCCAAGCTGCTGTGCCTTGACGAGCCGGCGGCAGGGTTCAACCCGGCGGAAAAGGAAGAGCTCATGGGGCTCATCCGGACCATTCGCGACGACGGTTATACGGTGCTGTTGATTGAGCACGACATGAAACTGGTCATGGGAGTGACCGATCGGATTGTGGTCCTGGAGTTCGGCAAGAAGATTGCCGACAACGTGCCGCATGTGATTAGGGAAGACCCGAAGGTCGTTTCCGCCTACCTAGGGGAGCCTGAAGATGACTTTGCTTGA
- a CDS encoding ABC transporter ATP-binding protein — protein sequence MLELDDVSVHYGRIQAIHNMSFTVEEGEIVSLIGANGAGKTTTMKTISGLLNPSGGTIKFMGEDITKMKAHIRVVQGISQAPEGRGIFPAMTVLENLDMGTFGRKDRNGVPEDLERVFHLFPRLKEREKQYGGTMSGGEQQMLAIGRALMSRPKLLLLDEPSMGLAPQFIRQIFKIITEINTQGTTVLLVEQNANQALARAHRAFVLETGAITHSGTGKELLANPAIKEAYLGVG from the coding sequence TTGCTTGAGCTTGACGACGTCTCGGTCCACTACGGTCGGATCCAGGCAATCCACAACATGTCCTTCACGGTGGAAGAAGGCGAAATTGTCTCCCTGATCGGGGCCAATGGGGCCGGCAAAACCACCACCATGAAAACCATCTCCGGGCTGCTGAATCCCTCGGGTGGCACCATCAAGTTCATGGGCGAGGACATCACCAAGATGAAGGCGCACATCCGTGTGGTCCAGGGGATTTCTCAGGCACCCGAGGGTCGCGGCATTTTTCCTGCCATGACCGTCCTGGAGAACCTGGACATGGGCACCTTTGGGCGCAAGGACAGAAACGGGGTTCCGGAAGATCTGGAACGCGTTTTCCATCTGTTCCCGCGGTTGAAGGAACGTGAGAAGCAGTACGGCGGCACCATGAGCGGTGGCGAGCAGCAGATGCTGGCCATCGGGCGTGCCCTGATGTCCCGGCCCAAGCTGCTGCTGTTGGACGAGCCCTCCATGGGGTTGGCTCCGCAGTTCATTCGCCAGATCTTCAAGATCATCACCGAGATCAACACCCAGGGCACCACGGTGCTGTTGGTGGAACAAAACGCCAACCAGGCTTTGGCCCGCGCACACCGGGCCTTTGTGCTGGAGACCGGAGCCATCACGCACAGCGGCACCGGCAAGGAACTGCTGGCAAACCCGGCCATCAAGGAGGCCTACCTGGGCGTCGGGTGA
- a CDS encoding Gfo/Idh/MocA family protein has protein sequence MTTPRFVGRPHWYTTFNPETLAATGTPLRWGVVATGNIAHTVTADLALLEDAVLQAVSSRSESSAAAFAAEFGFATCYYDGGPAGTGAPGYVQLVQDPTVDVVYIATPHAQHYDIAKAALEAGKHVLCEKALTITAAEARSLIVLAREKQLFLMEAVWARFVPGFQRALEIISSGEIGEVRWVRADLGFPAPLDDTARIWAPADGGGALLDISVYPLLWAWATLGKPATVSATGTLTALGVDSENTLTLGYESGAQAQLISYLTAHGPRVATVAGTAGYIETVGSVNNPKGLRISVGWNSERIEEFEYPGSGYTYQLREVTRCIQAGLSESSTMPLDDTLAIMELFDGARRQLGVSYPNDTRTDL, from the coding sequence ATGACCACTCCCCGTTTTGTCGGCCGTCCCCACTGGTACACCACGTTCAACCCCGAGACCCTTGCAGCCACGGGCACTCCCCTGCGCTGGGGTGTTGTGGCCACGGGAAACATCGCCCACACGGTCACAGCCGATCTGGCCCTGCTCGAGGATGCCGTCCTGCAGGCGGTGAGTTCACGCAGCGAGTCCAGCGCAGCAGCCTTTGCCGCGGAGTTCGGCTTCGCCACCTGCTACTACGACGGCGGGCCGGCCGGGACGGGTGCCCCAGGCTACGTCCAGCTGGTCCAGGACCCCACCGTGGATGTGGTGTACATCGCCACCCCCCACGCCCAGCACTACGACATTGCCAAGGCCGCTTTGGAAGCCGGCAAACACGTTTTGTGCGAGAAGGCGCTGACCATCACCGCGGCCGAGGCACGTTCGCTGATCGTCCTGGCCCGGGAGAAGCAGTTGTTCCTCATGGAGGCCGTGTGGGCCCGGTTTGTGCCCGGTTTTCAGCGTGCGCTGGAGATCATCTCGTCAGGGGAAATCGGCGAGGTGCGGTGGGTCCGGGCCGATCTGGGCTTCCCGGCACCCCTGGACGACACGGCCCGGATCTGGGCCCCTGCCGATGGCGGCGGCGCCCTCCTGGACATCTCCGTCTACCCGTTGCTCTGGGCCTGGGCGACGCTGGGAAAGCCGGCCACGGTGTCAGCGACCGGCACGCTCACGGCCCTCGGCGTCGACAGTGAAAACACGCTCACCCTCGGCTACGAATCGGGTGCACAGGCCCAGCTGATCAGCTATCTGACCGCCCACGGGCCGCGCGTGGCCACGGTGGCCGGGACCGCCGGCTACATCGAGACGGTTGGCTCGGTCAACAATCCTAAGGGGCTGCGCATCTCGGTGGGATGGAACAGTGAGCGCATTGAGGAATTTGAGTACCCTGGCAGCGGCTACACGTACCAGCTGCGCGAGGTGACCCGCTGCATCCAGGCTGGACTGAGTGAGAGTTCCACCATGCCGCTGGATGACACCTTGGCCATCATGGAGCTGTTCGACGGCGCCCGCCGCCAGCTGGGAGTCAGCTACCCCAACGACACCCGCACCGACCTCTAA
- a CDS encoding sugar-binding protein — protein sequence MLKLNKTVKSMAVLLAVSSLALTGCGRADTPAASSDAAGGFAADSLIGVALPQKTSENWVLAESLFNDGLKAAGFKGDVQFANGGVSEQQNQISAMVTKGAKVIIVGAIDGGQLGTQLKQAKDAGATVIAYDRLLLNTPDVDYYVAYDNFKVGELQGQALLDGMKAKKPSGPYNIELFAGSPDDANAKVFFDGAMKVLQPKIDDGTVKIVSGQKSFEQAVTQGWKAENAQKRMDSLLVGSYGSAELDGVLSPNDTLARAIITSVTAAGKPVPTVTGQDAEVESVKSIMAGIQYSTINKDTTALVTHAIQMAKDLQAGKKLEINDPTSYNNGVKVVPAYLLVPQIVTKANAAEQFANDKVLGPLTK from the coding sequence ATGTTGAAACTGAACAAGACTGTCAAGTCGATGGCCGTCCTCTTGGCCGTGTCCTCCCTGGCACTGACCGGCTGTGGTCGCGCAGATACGCCGGCAGCATCATCCGATGCTGCTGGCGGCTTCGCCGCAGATTCCCTGATTGGCGTGGCCCTTCCCCAGAAAACCAGCGAAAACTGGGTACTTGCCGAAAGCCTCTTCAACGACGGCCTGAAGGCGGCGGGCTTCAAGGGTGATGTACAGTTCGCCAATGGCGGTGTATCGGAGCAGCAGAACCAGATCAGCGCCATGGTCACCAAGGGTGCCAAGGTCATCATTGTAGGTGCCATCGACGGCGGCCAGCTGGGCACCCAGCTCAAACAGGCCAAAGATGCCGGCGCCACCGTCATCGCCTATGACCGCCTGCTGCTGAACACCCCCGACGTGGACTACTACGTGGCCTACGACAACTTCAAGGTCGGCGAACTCCAGGGCCAGGCCCTGCTGGACGGCATGAAGGCGAAGAAGCCGAGCGGCCCGTACAATATCGAGCTTTTTGCCGGCTCCCCCGATGACGCCAACGCCAAGGTCTTCTTTGACGGCGCCATGAAGGTCCTCCAGCCCAAGATCGACGACGGGACGGTAAAGATCGTTTCCGGCCAGAAGTCCTTTGAGCAGGCTGTAACCCAGGGCTGGAAGGCAGAAAACGCCCAGAAGCGCATGGACTCCCTCCTTGTTGGCAGCTACGGCAGTGCCGAACTGGACGGCGTACTGTCCCCGAATGACACCCTGGCCCGTGCCATCATCACCTCGGTCACCGCCGCCGGAAAGCCTGTCCCGACTGTGACCGGCCAGGATGCAGAAGTCGAGTCGGTCAAGTCGATCATGGCCGGGATCCAGTACTCCACCATCAACAAGGACACCACTGCGCTGGTCACCCACGCCATCCAGATGGCCAAGGATCTGCAGGCCGGTAAGAAGCTGGAGATCAACGACCCCACCTCCTACAACAACGGCGTGAAGGTTGTTCCGGCCTACCTGCTGGTTCCGCAGATCGTCACCAAGGCAAACGCCGCTGAGCAGTTCGCCAATGACAAGGTCCTGGGCCCGCTGACCAAGTAG
- the mmsB gene encoding multiple monosaccharide ABC transporter permease: MNAIKQLFGGNTRQFGMIFALIALVLFFQWRTDGLILTSDNMINLVNGYSYILILAIGMVLVIIAGHIDLSVGSVAAFVGIVVALTMRDWGLPWYMGILVGLALGALIGAWQGFFVAYVGIPAFIVTLAGMLLFRGANQLFGKSLTIPVPKDFQFIGAGYLPEIGPDTGYNNLTLLIGFAAVAALTWGELRGRRKSLALGSEVKPLWVMVFKLVVLCAVILYVTYLFATGRPGTSFPVPGIILGVLVLVYGFVASRTTLGRHVYAVGGNRHAAALSGVKSKRTDFLVIMNMAILAGLAGMIFVARSNASGPSDGVGWELDAIAAVFIGGAAVTGGVGTVVGSMIGGLVMAVLNNGLQLLGAGSDWTQIIKGLVLLAAVVFDVYNKSQGKPSFIGFMTKKLGGRGNPDLEVAVPLKDTVKTES; encoded by the coding sequence ATGAACGCCATCAAACAACTCTTCGGCGGCAACACCCGCCAATTCGGCATGATCTTTGCCCTGATCGCCTTGGTCTTATTCTTCCAATGGCGGACCGATGGACTGATCCTGACCTCCGACAACATGATCAACCTGGTCAACGGCTATTCCTACATCTTGATCCTGGCCATTGGCATGGTGCTGGTCATCATCGCCGGCCACATCGACCTCTCCGTGGGTTCCGTTGCCGCCTTCGTGGGCATCGTCGTCGCCCTCACCATGCGGGATTGGGGCCTGCCCTGGTACATGGGAATCCTGGTGGGCCTAGCCCTGGGCGCATTAATTGGCGCATGGCAGGGCTTCTTTGTGGCCTATGTGGGCATCCCGGCGTTCATCGTCACTCTTGCAGGCATGCTGTTGTTCCGTGGCGCCAACCAGCTGTTCGGAAAGTCATTGACCATCCCAGTTCCCAAGGACTTCCAGTTCATCGGGGCCGGCTACCTGCCCGAGATCGGCCCGGACACCGGCTACAACAACCTGACACTGCTGATCGGCTTCGCGGCTGTCGCAGCCCTCACCTGGGGTGAGTTGCGAGGCCGCCGCAAGTCGCTGGCCCTGGGCTCGGAGGTCAAACCACTATGGGTCATGGTGTTCAAGCTTGTGGTCCTGTGCGCCGTCATCCTCTACGTGACTTATCTCTTTGCCACCGGCCGTCCCGGGACGTCCTTCCCGGTTCCCGGCATCATCTTGGGCGTGCTGGTTCTGGTCTACGGCTTCGTCGCCTCACGCACCACCCTTGGCCGGCATGTCTACGCAGTGGGCGGCAACAGGCACGCCGCCGCGCTCTCCGGTGTCAAGAGCAAGCGCACGGATTTCCTGGTCATCATGAACATGGCTATCCTGGCCGGTCTGGCCGGCATGATCTTCGTGGCCCGCTCCAACGCCTCCGGGCCTTCCGACGGCGTTGGCTGGGAACTGGATGCCATCGCGGCCGTTTTCATTGGCGGCGCGGCCGTCACCGGCGGCGTGGGTACCGTGGTGGGCTCGATGATTGGTGGCCTGGTCATGGCGGTACTCAACAACGGCCTCCAACTGCTGGGCGCCGGCTCCGACTGGACTCAGATCATCAAGGGCCTGGTTCTGCTAGCCGCCGTGGTCTTCGACGTCTACAACAAGAGCCAGGGCAAGCCCTCCTTCATTGGCTTCATGACCAAGAAACTCGGTGGCAGGGGCAACCCGGATCTTGAGGTTGCCGTGCCACTGAAAGACACCGTCAAGACCGAATCCTAA
- the mmsA gene encoding multiple monosaccharide ABC transporter ATP-binding protein: MVSANPVILQMRSITKEFPGVKALSEVSITVRASEIHSICGENGAGKSTLMKVLSGVYPFGSYEGDIVFQNEICQFKDIRASENAGIVIIHQELALIPELSITENIFLGNEPTRFGVINWSEARRRALELMARVGLSDDPDTPVKEIGVGKQQLVEIAKALNKSVKLLILDEPTAALNENDSQHLLDLIRGLKGKGISCIMISHKLNEIEQVSDSITIIRDGKSIETLDVKADGVDEDRIIKGMVGRTLESRFPEHTPTIGEVFFEVKNWTVAHPQIADRLVCKNSAFNVRRGEIVGFAGLMGAGRTELARSLFGRSYGNFISGQIIKDGKEITLRSVPQAIKHGLGYVTEDRKTLGLNLLDDIKTTTVSANLGAVSKHTVVDLGKEYAVAEKYRQQLRTKTPSVDEGVSKLSGGNQQKVVLSKWMFTDPDLLILDEPTRGIDVGAKYEIYGIIQELANQGKGVIVISSELPELLGISDRIYTIFEGAITGVLNKNDASQEALMKRMTAAKTST; the protein is encoded by the coding sequence ATGGTGTCCGCGAACCCAGTTATTCTCCAGATGCGATCCATCACGAAGGAGTTCCCCGGAGTCAAGGCTCTCTCCGAGGTATCCATCACTGTCCGGGCCAGCGAGATTCACTCCATTTGTGGGGAGAATGGTGCAGGCAAGTCAACGCTCATGAAGGTTCTTTCGGGCGTATACCCGTTCGGCAGCTACGAGGGCGACATCGTCTTTCAGAACGAGATCTGCCAGTTCAAGGACATCCGCGCCAGCGAAAACGCCGGGATCGTGATCATCCACCAAGAACTGGCGCTGATTCCTGAGCTGTCCATCACCGAGAACATCTTTTTAGGCAACGAGCCCACCAGGTTTGGCGTCATCAACTGGAGCGAGGCCCGCAGGCGGGCATTGGAGCTGATGGCCCGTGTCGGTTTGTCCGATGACCCCGACACCCCGGTGAAGGAGATCGGCGTCGGCAAGCAGCAGCTCGTGGAAATTGCCAAGGCCCTGAACAAGTCTGTCAAGCTGCTCATCCTCGATGAGCCAACGGCCGCCTTGAACGAGAACGATTCCCAGCATCTCCTTGACCTGATCAGGGGACTGAAGGGCAAGGGCATCAGCTGCATCATGATTTCCCACAAGCTCAACGAAATTGAGCAGGTCTCCGACTCCATCACCATCATCAGGGATGGCAAGTCGATCGAGACCCTGGACGTCAAGGCCGACGGTGTCGACGAGGACCGCATCATCAAGGGCATGGTGGGGCGCACCCTTGAGTCCAGGTTTCCCGAACACACCCCCACCATTGGCGAGGTCTTCTTCGAGGTCAAGAACTGGACCGTGGCCCACCCGCAGATCGCAGACCGGCTTGTTTGCAAGAATTCCGCCTTCAATGTCCGGCGTGGCGAAATTGTGGGTTTTGCCGGTTTGATGGGTGCAGGACGCACCGAACTTGCCCGTTCCCTCTTTGGCCGCTCCTACGGCAATTTCATCTCCGGCCAGATCATCAAGGACGGCAAGGAAATCACGCTCCGATCCGTCCCACAGGCCATCAAGCACGGTCTGGGGTACGTCACCGAGGACCGCAAGACTCTTGGCCTGAATCTTCTGGACGACATCAAGACCACCACCGTCTCCGCCAACCTTGGCGCTGTTTCAAAACACACAGTGGTCGATCTTGGCAAGGAATACGCGGTGGCAGAAAAGTACCGCCAGCAGTTGCGCACCAAGACCCCCAGCGTTGACGAGGGCGTCTCGAAACTCTCCGGCGGAAACCAGCAAAAGGTGGTGCTGTCGAAATGGATGTTCACGGACCCGGATCTGCTCATTTTGGACGAGCCCACGCGCGGCATCGATGTCGGGGCCAAGTATGAGATCTACGGGATCATCCAGGAGCTGGCCAACCAAGGCAAAGGAGTGATCGTGATCTCCTCCGAACTGCCCGAGCTGCTCGGAATCTCCGACCGGATCTACACCATCTTTGAGGGTGCCATCACCGGCGTCCTGAACAAAAACGATGCCAGCCAGGAGGCGTTGATGAAACGCATGACCGCTGCCAAAACCTCTACCTAG
- a CDS encoding ROK family transcriptional regulator, translating into MADEDRSSNVTTSRASNPGSQTSLRHRNQRRLTEQLLKGGPATQADLARSTGLSTATVSNIVKSMAAADLVTLTPVTSSGRRAMSVRYNGDGAIAAGIDFGRTHVRVVLANTGYHVVAEKEMPLPMGHRAAEGIAAAADLLEKLMAEATVSRAQLIGAGAGIPGPIDNRNGKVIRGAILPEWVGINLHRELEDALKMPVFVDNDANLGALAQLTWGDQGGVRNLVFVKIGSGIGAGIVLNGELFHGSFGVTGEIGHVTIDEHGTICRCGNRGCLETVSSTAVMVEQLSRGRKVPISTADILSQAAAGDPATLRIIDDAGTAVGRALANVANLISPSVIVIGGPLAELGEVLLSPIRRGLRRHAVPVIGDSITLAVSPLRSRAEALGAAALVFQNDPTTLIS; encoded by the coding sequence ATGGCCGACGAAGACCGCTCCTCGAATGTGACAACCAGTAGAGCCAGCAACCCCGGCTCGCAAACCTCACTTCGCCACCGAAACCAACGCCGACTCACGGAGCAACTGCTCAAGGGCGGTCCGGCGACCCAGGCGGACCTCGCCCGCAGCACGGGCCTTTCCACTGCCACTGTCTCCAATATCGTCAAAAGCATGGCAGCCGCAGACCTCGTGACCCTGACCCCGGTCACCAGTTCGGGGCGGCGGGCCATGTCTGTGAGGTACAACGGGGACGGCGCCATAGCAGCGGGCATCGACTTCGGACGCACCCACGTTCGCGTAGTGCTGGCAAACACCGGCTATCACGTGGTGGCAGAAAAAGAAATGCCTCTTCCCATGGGACACCGGGCCGCGGAGGGGATCGCCGCCGCCGCCGACTTGTTGGAGAAGCTCATGGCCGAGGCAACCGTCTCCCGCGCGCAACTCATCGGTGCCGGCGCCGGAATTCCGGGCCCGATCGACAACCGCAACGGCAAGGTCATCCGCGGTGCAATCCTGCCCGAATGGGTCGGGATCAACCTCCACCGTGAGCTCGAGGATGCCCTGAAAATGCCGGTCTTTGTCGACAATGACGCGAATCTGGGCGCACTGGCACAGCTCACCTGGGGAGACCAAGGTGGTGTTCGAAATCTGGTGTTCGTCAAGATTGGCAGCGGCATCGGTGCCGGTATCGTCCTCAACGGCGAACTCTTTCACGGCAGCTTCGGTGTGACGGGGGAAATTGGCCACGTCACCATCGATGAACATGGCACCATTTGCCGCTGCGGGAACAGGGGGTGCCTGGAAACTGTCTCCTCAACCGCCGTCATGGTCGAGCAGCTGAGCAGGGGCCGCAAGGTGCCGATCTCCACCGCCGATATTCTCAGCCAGGCTGCGGCAGGCGATCCGGCAACACTGCGCATCATCGACGACGCCGGGACAGCTGTTGGCCGAGCCTTGGCGAATGTGGCCAATTTGATCAGCCCGAGCGTCATCGTTATTGGCGGCCCCTTGGCGGAGCTTGGTGAAGTGCTCTTGTCACCGATCCGGCGTGGGCTTCGACGCCATGCAGTACCTGTTATCGGAGACAGCATCACACTCGCCGTGTCGCCCCTTAGGTCCCGAGCAGAGGCCCTCGGTGCCGCCGCTTTGGTCTTCCAAAACGATCCTACAACGTTGATCTCCTAA
- a CDS encoding gamma carbonic anhydrase family protein, giving the protein MNQLITFDGFTPAVDPSAFVAPSAHIIGQATMGPASSAFYGVVVRADTNTITVGAGSNLQDNVVLHADPGFPTSIGENVSVGHGAVVHGCTVEDNCLIGMGATIMNGAVIGAGSLVAGGAVVLEGAIIPPGSLVAGVPAKVRRELAAEEREHVRENAAHYVVLAGKHKAIHA; this is encoded by the coding sequence ATGAACCAGCTCATCACCTTTGACGGATTTACCCCCGCGGTTGACCCGAGCGCCTTTGTGGCCCCCTCGGCACACATCATCGGCCAGGCAACCATGGGCCCGGCATCCAGCGCGTTTTACGGTGTGGTGGTTCGCGCCGACACGAACACCATCACTGTCGGCGCCGGATCCAATCTGCAGGACAATGTGGTGCTCCACGCGGATCCGGGCTTCCCCACCAGCATTGGCGAGAACGTCAGTGTGGGGCACGGCGCCGTGGTCCACGGCTGCACTGTGGAAGACAACTGTCTAATCGGCATGGGCGCCACCATCATGAACGGCGCCGTGATCGGTGCCGGATCCCTCGTGGCCGGCGGCGCGGTTGTTCTCGAAGGTGCCATCATCCCGCCAGGATCGCTCGTGGCGGGAGTGCCGGCAAAAGTGCGCCGCGAATTGGCTGCCGAAGAACGCGAACACGTTCGCGAGAACGCAGCCCACTATGTGGTTCTGGCTGGCAAGCACAAGGCGATCCACGCCTAA
- the purU gene encoding formyltetrahydrofolate deformylase — protein MPPVPTPSRPDTTAGFVLTLSCDDRPGIVHAVTGSLLEAGCNITDSQQYGNPDTGTFFMRVAVETSTTFSRLREHLELVGAEFNLQWQLHRAGSAVRTLILASKAAHCINDLLFLQRSGTLPIEIPAIVSNHRDLEPLAQFYGIPFYYIPVTAATKAEAEAALLELVAEHDVELVVLARYMQVLSDELCNQLAGRAINIHHSFLPSFKGAKPYHQAHARGVKIIGATAHYVTAVLDEGPIIEQEVIRVAHGHSVEKFVAVGRAVEARTLAQAVQWHAEHRVLLDGHRTVVFD, from the coding sequence ATCCCCCCTGTCCCGACGCCCTCCCGCCCGGACACTACTGCCGGTTTTGTCCTGACGCTTTCGTGCGATGACCGGCCAGGCATCGTGCATGCCGTGACGGGTTCGCTGCTGGAGGCGGGCTGCAACATCACCGACTCGCAACAGTACGGCAACCCTGACACCGGTACCTTCTTCATGCGTGTTGCCGTGGAAACCTCGACGACGTTCTCCCGGCTCCGCGAGCACCTTGAGCTGGTGGGGGCCGAGTTCAACCTCCAGTGGCAGTTGCACAGGGCCGGCTCCGCGGTGCGCACGCTGATCCTGGCATCCAAGGCAGCCCACTGCATCAACGATTTGCTGTTCCTGCAGCGTTCAGGCACCCTGCCCATTGAAATCCCGGCCATTGTCTCCAACCACCGCGACCTCGAGCCCCTGGCACAGTTTTACGGCATCCCGTTCTATTACATCCCGGTCACCGCCGCGACCAAGGCCGAAGCAGAGGCCGCCCTCCTGGAGTTGGTGGCGGAGCACGACGTAGAACTGGTGGTACTGGCCCGCTACATGCAGGTGCTCTCCGATGAACTGTGCAACCAGCTGGCCGGGCGGGCCATCAACATCCACCATTCCTTCCTGCCGTCCTTCAAGGGTGCCAAGCCTTACCACCAGGCCCACGCTCGCGGCGTTAAGATCATTGGCGCCACAGCCCATTATGTGACGGCGGTGCTCGATGAGGGGCCCATCATCGAGCAGGAAGTGATCCGGGTGGCCCACGGGCACTCTGTGGAGAAATTCGTCGCGGTGGGACGTGCTGTGGAGGCCCGCACCCTCGCCCAGGCCGTGCAGTGGCATGCCGAGCACCGGGTGCTGCTCGACGGGCACCGCACCGTCGTTTTCGACTGA